In Thermodesulfobacteriota bacterium, a genomic segment contains:
- a CDS encoding glycosyltransferase, which yields MVKPGASAGARLAVLHLAHVRWFNAEAQYALDLAGEMGRQGHRVAFLAQTGSPAARKSREAGLETIEESGFGGKGLRMAGVLPAALRLLRVLRSRPFDAVLVHRPEGLPLVVWACRRAGVPCVRVRGDMRPVRADPLNRFLYTRWLAGVVASNRSIERSLRARLGAVPCLRTIHGGVDPGVFAPAGSGAPLRRELGLGEGVFLVGILGRLGSVKGHDDFLEAARLALGDGADAAFVVLAKEPTARQTDLEARVAADPVLSGRVFFLGHRTDLPAVLRSFDLGVVASTGSEANCRVGLEWMASGVPLLATRVGVLPDLVGEGETGFLVPPGDPFSLGEKIVYLARRPEAARRLGRGARERVLERFTLDRCARAHVTFLHEIRRDHRP from the coding sequence ATGGTCAAACCGGGGGCGTCCGCCGGTGCCCGCCTCGCCGTCCTCCACCTCGCCCACGTCCGGTGGTTCAACGCCGAGGCCCAGTACGCCCTGGACCTGGCGGGGGAGATGGGGCGCCAGGGCCACCGGGTGGCGTTCCTGGCCCAGACCGGTTCCCCTGCCGCCCGCAAGAGCCGGGAGGCGGGGCTGGAGACCATCGAGGAGTCGGGGTTTGGCGGCAAGGGCCTTCGAATGGCGGGGGTCCTCCCCGCGGCCCTGCGCCTCCTGCGGGTTCTGCGTTCCCGGCCCTTCGACGCCGTCCTGGTGCACAGGCCCGAGGGGCTGCCCCTGGTGGTCTGGGCGTGCCGGCGGGCGGGGGTGCCCTGCGTGCGGGTGCGCGGGGACATGCGGCCCGTGCGGGCCGACCCCTTGAACCGGTTCCTGTACACCCGCTGGCTCGCCGGGGTGGTGGCATCCAACCGGTCCATCGAGCGCTCCCTGAGGGCGCGCCTGGGCGCCGTCCCCTGCCTGCGGACCATCCACGGCGGCGTGGATCCGGGGGTCTTTGCGCCGGCAGGGTCGGGGGCGCCCCTGCGGCGGGAGCTCGGACTCGGAGAGGGCGTGTTTCTCGTGGGCATCCTCGGCCGGCTAGGCTCGGTGAAGGGGCACGACGACTTCCTGGAGGCCGCCCGGCTTGCCCTGGGGGACGGAGCCGACGCCGCCTTCGTGGTGCTCGCCAAGGAACCCACGGCCCGCCAGACCGACCTCGAGGCCCGGGTGGCGGCCGATCCCGTCCTTTCGGGGCGCGTCTTCTTCTTGGGACACCGGACGGATCTTCCGGCCGTGCTTCGGTCCTTCGACCTGGGCGTGGTCGCCAGCACCGGGAGCGAAGCCAACTGCCGGGTGGGCCTGGAGTGGATGGCTTCCGGGGTGCCGCTCCTGGCCACACGGGTGGGCGTCCTCCCGGACCTGGTGGGGGAGGGGGAGACCGGCTTCCTGGTACCCCCCGGGGACCCTTTCTCCCTGGGGGAGAAGATCGTATACTTGGCCCGGCGTCCGGAGGCGGCCCGCCGTCTCGGGCGGGGCGCCCGCGAGCGCGTGCTCGAGCGGTTCACCCTGGACCGCTGCGCTCGGGCCCACGTCACCTTCCTCCACGAGATCCGCCGAGACCATCGTCCATGA
- a CDS encoding YicC/YloC family endoribonuclease, which translates to MIKSMTGYGRAEGEIGGRRLAVEIKAVNHRFLNFLAKLPPELQRCESELLGLVKSRLQRGQVNVFAAWDGRCGAASGVYVNVEAAREAAQALRAAARAAGISGEVTLEHLLSIPAVTNPGGTGLDPEALWAEAAPVFRDALAALDALRAREGDDLAADLRGRLDAIGELVGRVESRRPAHVEEVRGRLARRIQDLAQDLPPEVAAERIALEVALFADRSDVSEEVVRLRSHREKVLELLAEGGVVGRKLDFLLQEMNREVNTIGSKAADTEIGRAVVEMKAELEKIREQVQNLE; encoded by the coding sequence ATGATCAAGAGCATGACCGGCTATGGCCGGGCCGAGGGCGAGATCGGCGGGCGACGCCTGGCCGTGGAGATCAAGGCCGTCAACCACCGCTTCCTGAACTTTCTCGCCAAGCTTCCCCCCGAGCTCCAACGCTGCGAGTCGGAGCTGCTGGGGCTGGTCAAGTCGCGGCTGCAGCGGGGCCAGGTGAACGTGTTCGCCGCGTGGGACGGCCGCTGTGGGGCCGCCTCGGGAGTCTACGTGAACGTGGAGGCGGCGCGGGAGGCCGCCCAGGCGCTTCGGGCAGCGGCCCGGGCGGCGGGGATCTCCGGAGAGGTCACCCTGGAGCACCTCCTCTCCATCCCGGCGGTAACGAATCCGGGGGGCACGGGGCTCGATCCCGAAGCCTTGTGGGCGGAGGCCGCGCCCGTATTCCGCGACGCGCTAGCGGCGCTCGACGCCTTGCGGGCTCGGGAGGGGGACGACCTGGCCGCCGATCTGCGCGGGCGCCTGGATGCCATCGGCGAGTTGGTCGGCCGCGTGGAGTCGCGACGCCCTGCCCACGTGGAGGAGGTGCGCGGCCGCCTGGCGCGCCGCATCCAGGATCTGGCCCAGGATCTACCCCCCGAGGTGGCCGCCGAGCGCATCGCCCTGGAGGTGGCCCTCTTCGCCGACCGCTCCGACGTCTCCGAGGAGGTCGTCCGACTGCGGAGCCACCGGGAAAAGGTTCTCGAGCTCCTGGCCGAGGGCGGCGTGGTGGGCCGAAAGCTCGATTTCCTGCTCCAGGAGATGAACCGCGAGGTCAACACCATCGGCTCCAAGGCCGCCGACACCGAGATCGGCCGCGCCGTGGTGGAGATGAAGGCCGAGCTCGAGAAGATCCGGGAGCAGGTACAGAACCTCGAGTAG
- a CDS encoding capsule assembly Wzi family protein, protein MDHRRWLGAAGALLWAVAGFGASAWALIDVPTSERRAVSLAELASGSGIARPVDAGAGPLDDAWFLESYRALQARGLVDPLGERYASWQAARSDGGLHLETLLPQLEVRSYVLGSSTDQRLLYHTSGDRLEDGFNTFLSASGAAFWGDRVGGAYELQLTQNPDDVGYRTKRLYLKTVWGKWSLKAGRDSERLGQGYFGSLLLDDNAPTMDLWRVRTEEPLFLPGFLGRVGGFRFTVFNGYLSDDTPSPPDRRYGSGVAPVRDPRLLGMRFSYHPTSWFDLGFTRVVFYGGKGREKYDSPKDWWKLISGSDEHAFEGESRRYDNEGHASYDLTLRLPFLNGVGPLKGGKIYWELAGTDGGPTEFTGRWERHNMLGFIPFELLRRGYLGGFMISTGPTEVRWEYAKTDAAWYNHSLYPQGFTYRGRPLGHPMGGDAWSTSAEVSRYFGTGWRTSLTGEVSERGRSLPESEVRWEGNLRVEALSLRAAGVPLTATLDLLGARVRDPLDDPRRVDRHEVYAGLGLASFW, encoded by the coding sequence CGGCGCGCCGTCTCCCTGGCGGAGCTCGCCTCCGGTTCGGGGATCGCGCGGCCCGTGGACGCAGGCGCGGGTCCCCTTGACGACGCCTGGTTCCTGGAGTCCTACCGGGCCCTCCAGGCCCGGGGCCTGGTGGACCCCCTGGGGGAGCGGTACGCCTCGTGGCAGGCGGCCCGTTCCGACGGCGGCCTCCACCTGGAGACCCTGCTCCCCCAACTGGAGGTGCGCTCCTACGTCTTGGGGAGCTCCACGGACCAGCGGCTGCTCTACCACACCTCGGGCGACAGACTGGAAGACGGGTTCAATACCTTTCTCTCCGCCTCCGGCGCGGCCTTCTGGGGCGACCGGGTGGGGGGGGCGTACGAGCTCCAACTCACCCAGAATCCGGACGATGTCGGCTATCGTACCAAGCGGCTGTATCTCAAGACCGTCTGGGGCAAGTGGTCCTTGAAGGCCGGGCGGGATTCGGAACGCCTGGGGCAGGGGTACTTCGGCAGCCTGCTCCTGGACGACAACGCCCCCACCATGGACCTGTGGCGCGTGCGCACGGAGGAACCCCTCTTCCTCCCCGGGTTCCTCGGGCGGGTGGGGGGTTTTCGCTTCACCGTCTTCAACGGGTACCTATCGGATGACACCCCTTCTCCCCCCGACCGCCGGTACGGCAGCGGGGTGGCGCCGGTACGGGACCCCAGGCTCCTGGGGATGCGCTTCTCCTACCACCCGACCTCCTGGTTCGACCTGGGCTTTACCCGCGTGGTCTTCTACGGGGGCAAGGGCCGGGAGAAGTACGACAGCCCAAAGGACTGGTGGAAGCTCATCTCGGGAAGCGACGAGCACGCCTTCGAGGGCGAAAGCCGCCGGTACGACAACGAGGGCCACGCTTCCTACGACCTCACGCTGCGCCTGCCCTTCCTCAACGGCGTGGGGCCCTTGAAGGGGGGGAAGATCTATTGGGAGCTCGCCGGAACCGACGGGGGACCCACGGAGTTTACCGGGCGGTGGGAGAGGCACAACATGCTCGGGTTCATCCCCTTCGAGCTTCTCCGGAGGGGATATCTCGGCGGCTTCATGATTTCCACCGGTCCCACCGAGGTGCGCTGGGAGTATGCGAAGACCGACGCAGCCTGGTACAACCACTCCCTCTATCCCCAAGGGTTTACCTACCGGGGGCGCCCCCTGGGCCACCCCATGGGGGGCGATGCCTGGAGCACGTCTGCGGAGGTTTCCCGCTACTTCGGCACGGGCTGGCGGACCTCCCTGACCGGTGAGGTCTCGGAGCGGGGCCGTTCGCTTCCCGAGAGCGAGGTGCGCTGGGAGGGCAACCTGCGGGTGGAGGCCCTGTCGCTCCGAGCGGCCGGCGTGCCGCTGACGGCAACGCTGGACCTGCTGGGCGCCCGGGTGCGCGACCCCCTGGACGACCCGCGAAGGGTCGACCGCCACGAGGTCTACGCCGGGCTGGGGTTGGCTTCCTTCTGGTAG
- the dnaE gene encoding DNA polymerase III subunit alpha, whose product MPHARFAHLHVHTEYSLLDGAIRLGDLLAKSREHKLPAVAVTDHGAMYGTVEFYKGAVKAGVKPVFGCEAYVAPGSRFDKRPHEGESNFHLLLLARNQEGYRNLCRLVTAGYQPEAFYYKPRIDKALLREHAAGLIGLSACLKGEVPRAILRGDLAAARALAEEYAAIFGEGNYYLELMENGIPEQRRVNDGLIALGREMGVPVVATNDCHYCNRDDARSHEVLVCIQTGKTLHDEKRMKMSTDAFYLKSPEEMAEAFAYCPEAVAATVEIAERCNVELDLKRHHFPVYQVPEGETLDDCLDRLAREGLEERLQARRFATPQEEEEVRRKYGERLETELKVIRDMQFPGYFLIVQDFINWSKRNGVPVGPGRGSAAGSLVAYALKITNIDPIPYDLLFERFLNPERVSLPDIDVDFCFENRDKAIAYVTQKYGADKVAQITTFGKMLARAVIRDVGRVLDLPYAEVDRIAKLVPAELKITLKSALEKEPRLKEAMAQDTRVAELMEHAQRLEGLNRHASTHAAGIVIANRPLVDYLPVYKGKNGETVTQFAMKSVEDIGLIKFDFLGLKTLTVIQDALRHVNRRRPAGEQLDIDAIPLDDPAVYALLSRGETTGVFQLESSGMRELMVQLKPTVFEDIVALVALYRPGPMQSGMIPDFIGRKHGTIPIEYEVPELQPILKDTYGVIVYQEQVMKIAQVLADYSLGEADLLRRAMGKKDLGEMAKQKSRFLEGAKTRKIDPAKADKIFELMAKFAEYGFNKSHSAAYALITYQTAYLKAHHRVAFLAALLTNDRANTDDVVKDIAECRAMGVPVLPPDVNESGIHFTVVGEAIRFGLAAVKNVGESALQSVLCARDKDGPFRGLLDFCERVDLQKVNRKVIESLIQCGAFDSLGGNRAQYLAYLDRALERAAAVQKDRARGQTNLFDLLAGPGKEPGVSADDLPDVPPLSATDQLRAEKEVLGMFLSGHPLGEWAELLRTYTDGNLLGILERPDRSPVTVGGVVAACKVITNRAGNRMAFVTLEDTEATLEVVVFAEAFARAEALLQSDAPVVIRGTFEKTEDAGKILAEEILPLAEAPERLTQAVHIHINAGLHSRDDLEALRRLLAAPEHRGPAAGYVHVLVPQKAEAVIRLPSSLGLRASAELKQAVTRLVGNPAAIAFQ is encoded by the coding sequence ATGCCCCACGCCCGCTTTGCCCATCTCCACGTGCACACCGAGTACAGCCTCCTGGACGGGGCGATTCGCCTGGGGGATCTTCTGGCCAAGTCCAGGGAGCACAAGCTCCCGGCGGTGGCCGTCACCGACCATGGGGCCATGTACGGGACGGTGGAGTTCTACAAGGGCGCGGTGAAGGCGGGCGTGAAACCGGTTTTCGGGTGCGAGGCCTACGTGGCCCCGGGGTCCCGCTTCGACAAGCGCCCCCACGAGGGGGAGTCCAACTTCCACCTGCTGCTGCTCGCCCGAAACCAGGAAGGGTACCGAAATCTCTGCCGCCTGGTGACCGCGGGCTACCAACCCGAGGCCTTCTACTACAAGCCCCGCATCGACAAGGCGCTCCTGCGAGAGCACGCTGCGGGCCTCATCGGGCTCTCGGCGTGTCTGAAGGGGGAGGTGCCCCGGGCGATCCTCCGGGGCGACCTGGCCGCCGCCCGGGCCCTGGCCGAGGAGTATGCCGCCATCTTCGGCGAGGGGAACTACTACCTGGAGCTCATGGAGAACGGCATCCCCGAGCAGCGCCGCGTGAACGACGGGCTCATCGCCCTGGGCCGGGAGATGGGTGTCCCCGTGGTGGCCACCAACGACTGCCACTACTGCAACCGCGACGACGCCAGAAGCCACGAGGTGCTCGTCTGCATCCAGACGGGGAAGACCCTCCACGACGAAAAGCGCATGAAGATGTCCACCGACGCCTTCTACCTCAAGAGCCCCGAGGAGATGGCGGAGGCCTTCGCCTACTGCCCCGAGGCGGTGGCGGCCACGGTGGAGATCGCCGAGCGCTGCAACGTAGAGCTCGACCTCAAGCGCCACCACTTTCCCGTGTACCAGGTCCCGGAAGGGGAGACCCTCGACGACTGCCTGGACCGCCTCGCGCGGGAAGGCCTGGAGGAGCGGCTCCAGGCCCGGCGTTTTGCGACGCCTCAGGAAGAAGAAGAGGTCCGCCGCAAGTATGGGGAGCGGCTGGAGACCGAGCTCAAAGTCATCCGCGACATGCAGTTTCCCGGCTACTTCCTCATCGTCCAGGACTTCATCAACTGGTCCAAGCGAAACGGGGTGCCCGTGGGGCCGGGGCGCGGTTCGGCGGCCGGCAGCCTCGTGGCCTACGCCCTCAAGATCACCAACATCGACCCCATCCCCTACGATCTGCTCTTCGAGCGATTCCTGAACCCCGAGCGCGTGAGCCTGCCCGACATCGACGTGGACTTCTGCTTCGAGAACCGGGACAAGGCCATCGCCTACGTGACCCAGAAGTACGGCGCCGACAAGGTGGCCCAGATCACCACCTTCGGGAAGATGCTCGCCCGCGCCGTGATCCGCGACGTGGGGCGGGTACTGGATCTTCCGTACGCAGAGGTGGACCGCATCGCCAAGCTCGTGCCCGCCGAGCTCAAGATCACCTTGAAGAGCGCCCTGGAGAAGGAGCCCCGGCTCAAGGAAGCCATGGCCCAGGACACCCGGGTGGCCGAGCTCATGGAGCACGCCCAGCGCCTCGAGGGATTGAACCGCCACGCCTCCACCCATGCGGCGGGCATCGTCATCGCCAACCGGCCCCTGGTGGATTATCTGCCGGTCTACAAGGGAAAGAACGGCGAGACCGTGACCCAGTTCGCCATGAAGAGCGTGGAGGACATCGGCCTCATCAAGTTCGACTTCCTGGGCCTGAAGACCCTCACCGTCATCCAGGACGCCCTGCGCCACGTCAACCGCCGGCGGCCCGCCGGGGAACAGCTCGACATCGACGCCATTCCCCTGGACGACCCGGCGGTGTATGCGCTGCTGTCGCGGGGGGAGACCACCGGGGTGTTCCAGCTGGAGAGCTCGGGCATGCGCGAGCTCATGGTGCAGCTCAAGCCCACGGTGTTCGAGGACATCGTGGCCCTGGTGGCGCTCTACCGGCCCGGCCCGATGCAGTCGGGGATGATCCCCGACTTTATCGGCCGCAAGCACGGCACGATTCCCATCGAGTACGAAGTGCCCGAGCTCCAGCCGATCCTCAAAGACACCTACGGCGTCATCGTGTACCAGGAACAGGTCATGAAGATCGCCCAGGTGCTGGCCGACTACAGTCTGGGCGAGGCAGACCTGCTGCGACGGGCCATGGGGAAGAAGGACCTGGGGGAGATGGCCAAGCAGAAGAGCCGCTTCCTCGAAGGCGCCAAGACCCGGAAGATCGACCCCGCCAAGGCCGACAAGATCTTCGAGCTCATGGCGAAGTTTGCGGAGTACGGCTTCAACAAATCACATAGCGCCGCCTACGCCCTCATCACCTACCAGACCGCCTACCTCAAGGCCCACCACCGGGTGGCGTTCCTGGCCGCGCTCCTGACCAACGACCGGGCCAACACCGACGACGTGGTCAAAGACATCGCCGAGTGCCGGGCCATGGGCGTGCCGGTGCTCCCCCCCGACGTGAACGAGTCCGGCATCCACTTCACCGTGGTGGGGGAGGCGATTCGCTTTGGCCTGGCCGCCGTGAAGAACGTGGGGGAGAGCGCGCTGCAGAGCGTGCTCTGCGCCCGTGACAAGGACGGGCCCTTCCGGGGCCTCCTGGATTTTTGCGAGCGGGTGGACTTGCAGAAGGTCAACCGCAAGGTGATCGAGAGCCTCATCCAGTGCGGGGCCTTCGACTCCCTGGGGGGCAACCGCGCCCAGTACCTGGCCTACCTCGACCGGGCGCTGGAGCGGGCGGCGGCCGTGCAGAAGGACCGCGCCCGGGGTCAGACCAACCTCTTCGATCTACTGGCTGGGCCGGGCAAGGAGCCCGGAGTTTCCGCCGACGACCTCCCGGACGTGCCGCCGCTCTCGGCCACCGACCAGCTGCGGGCCGAGAAGGAGGTGCTCGGGATGTTCCTCTCCGGTCACCCCCTGGGGGAGTGGGCAGAGCTCTTGCGGACCTACACCGATGGGAACCTGCTCGGGATCCTGGAGCGGCCCGACCGGTCGCCGGTGACGGTGGGGGGAGTGGTGGCGGCGTGCAAGGTCATCACCAACCGGGCGGGCAACCGCATGGCCTTTGTGACCCTCGAGGACACCGAGGCGACCCTCGAGGTGGTGGTCTTTGCCGAGGCCTTCGCCCGGGCCGAGGCGCTCCTCCAGTCCGACGCGCCGGTGGTCATCCGGGGAACCTTCGAAAAGACCGAGGATGCCGGGAAGATCCTGGCCGAAGAGATCCTGCCCCTGGCGGAGGCCCCCGAGCGCCTCACCCAGGCCGTCCACATCCACATCAACGCCGGCCTCCACTCCCGCGACGACCTGGAGGCCCTGCGCCGGCTCCTGGCCGCACCCGAGCACCGGGGCCCCGCGGCGGGCTACGTCCACGTGCTCGTGCCCCAGAAGGCCGAAGCCGTGATCCGCCTTCCTTCCTCCCTGGGTCTGCGTGCCTCCGCCGAGCTCAAACAGGCCGTGACCCGCCTGGTGGGCAACCCCGCCGCCATCGCGTTCCAGTAG
- a CDS encoding lipopolysaccharide kinase InaA family protein → MGIGLLSPPISPDARWRAAGSGGPQAGELLRRLQRGAWSPLQFRPDRTAYRVEIPRTAGDGDGEEPVFVKHYAPKGLAARVRDFGLRRKPQRAFVLGHRLGRAGVGTPVPLGLFALGRGLWREALLVNEWVGPTRAWPEHLGREAPGKGAAPGFREGVLSLARLLGALHRLGLYHGDLPGNLVFGAKGGRWRPFLVDLEELHPRLSRRRRVKNLEELGRALSDLTILSLRDRWDFIREYAGAAGLGASEPATLWREGREAQRRRGRRARSRDRG, encoded by the coding sequence ATGGGAATCGGACTCCTGTCCCCTCCGATCTCGCCTGACGCGCGGTGGCGCGCGGCGGGCAGCGGCGGCCCCCAAGCGGGGGAGCTCCTCCGCCGCCTGCAGCGGGGAGCCTGGTCGCCCCTCCAGTTCCGTCCCGACCGGACCGCCTACCGGGTCGAGATACCAAGAACGGCCGGGGACGGGGACGGGGAGGAGCCGGTCTTCGTCAAGCACTACGCCCCCAAGGGACTGGCGGCGCGGGTGCGCGATTTCGGCCTTCGGCGCAAGCCCCAACGTGCCTTTGTCCTCGGGCACCGGCTCGGGCGCGCCGGAGTCGGGACCCCCGTGCCCCTGGGGCTCTTTGCCCTCGGCCGGGGGCTGTGGCGCGAGGCGCTGCTCGTCAACGAATGGGTCGGGCCCACCCGGGCGTGGCCGGAGCACCTGGGGCGCGAAGCGCCCGGAAAGGGAGCCGCCCCCGGGTTTCGGGAGGGGGTCCTCTCCCTGGCCCGCCTCCTCGGGGCTCTGCACCGTCTGGGCCTCTACCACGGTGACCTGCCAGGCAATCTCGTGTTCGGGGCAAAGGGCGGCAGGTGGAGGCCCTTCCTCGTGGACCTGGAGGAGCTGCACCCGCGTCTGTCCCGCCGGCGGCGGGTGAAGAACCTGGAGGAGCTCGGCCGGGCGTTGTCCGATCTCACCATCCTCTCGCTGCGCGATCGCTGGGATTTCATCCGGGAGTATGCAGGCGCGGCGGGACTGGGGGCGTCGGAGCCCGCTACCCTCTGGCGCGAGGGGCGCGAAGCCCAGCGCCGGCGGGGGCGGCGGGCGCGAAGTCGGGACAGGGGATGA
- the rfaE1 gene encoding D-glycero-beta-D-manno-heptose-7-phosphate kinase yields the protein MIDFDGAARAALGRLEARREPVRVAVVGDVMLDQFLYGAVERISPEAPVPVVEVEREVFRLGGAANVVHNLVSLGADVELFGVVGPDSLAGQIRDELGRLGVAGAGVVESPDRPTAVKTRVIAQHQQVVRFDRERRGPLPEEVLRSLREGLLGRLGRLDAVIVSDYGKGVVCPGLMGPLVTQARQAGVLLAVDPKPGNLGQYRGVTVLTPNTKETEAMAGAPARSDPEAVEAGRRLLSELGSQAILVTRGDRGMTLVEASGRVAHIPTRARDVFDVTGAGDTAISVLTLAWAAGASPLEAACLANLAAGIVVGKLGTAVTAMDELRGAANHGNRTPVPSDLA from the coding sequence ATGATCGACTTTGATGGGGCAGCCCGGGCAGCCCTGGGCCGGCTCGAAGCCCGTCGCGAACCCGTCCGGGTGGCGGTGGTGGGCGACGTGATGCTCGACCAGTTCCTGTACGGCGCGGTGGAGCGGATCTCCCCCGAGGCGCCGGTACCCGTGGTGGAGGTCGAGCGGGAGGTCTTTCGTCTGGGCGGCGCCGCCAACGTGGTGCACAACCTGGTGTCCCTGGGAGCCGACGTGGAGCTCTTCGGGGTGGTGGGGCCCGATTCCCTGGCCGGGCAGATTCGCGACGAGCTCGGCCGGCTCGGCGTCGCCGGGGCCGGCGTGGTGGAGTCCCCGGACCGGCCGACCGCGGTGAAGACCCGGGTGATCGCCCAGCACCAGCAGGTGGTCCGGTTCGACCGGGAGCGCCGCGGCCCCCTGCCCGAGGAGGTCCTCCGGTCGCTTCGTGAGGGCCTTCTAGGGCGGCTGGGCCGCCTGGACGCCGTGATCGTCTCGGATTACGGCAAGGGTGTGGTCTGCCCGGGGCTCATGGGCCCGCTGGTAACCCAGGCCCGCCAGGCCGGCGTGCTTCTCGCCGTCGACCCCAAGCCGGGGAACCTGGGCCAGTACCGAGGCGTCACGGTTCTGACGCCCAACACCAAGGAAACCGAGGCCATGGCCGGGGCGCCGGCGCGCTCGGACCCCGAGGCGGTGGAGGCGGGACGAAGGCTCCTTTCCGAGCTCGGCTCCCAGGCCATCCTGGTCACCCGGGGCGACCGGGGGATGACCCTGGTGGAGGCTTCGGGCCGCGTGGCCCACATTCCCACGCGGGCGCGCGATGTGTTCGACGTGACCGGGGCGGGGGATACGGCCATCTCGGTGCTGACCCTGGCCTGGGCCGCGGGGGCGTCGCCCCTCGAGGCCGCGTGCCTCGCGAACCTGGCCGCGGGGATCGTGGTGGGCAAGCTCGGCACCGCGGTGACCGCCATGGACGAGCTGCGCGGCGCCGCAAACCATGGGAATCGGACTCCTGTCCCCTCCGATCTCGCCTGA
- a CDS encoding DUF4416 family protein — MSRPGVPAPCVLVSGLLRSPSVSPEKLLPELEEQFGPVRASSGEEPFAQSRYYDGEMGSGLLRSFLAFEGVRDPGGLVRLKLAANALEEAWAGPRGREVNFDPGLLNLTQVVLASGKPAAHRAYLGQGIYAEVELVFERGSFRPLPWTYPDYREPRALAFFNEVRDGHKRRLRSAAASFSNVQRTTSNGQTP, encoded by the coding sequence ATGAGCCGGCCCGGGGTGCCTGCGCCCTGCGTCCTGGTGTCGGGGCTTCTGCGCAGTCCGTCGGTCTCCCCGGAGAAGCTCCTGCCGGAGCTGGAGGAGCAGTTCGGCCCGGTACGCGCCTCCTCAGGGGAAGAGCCCTTCGCCCAGTCCCGGTACTACGACGGCGAGATGGGCAGCGGGCTCCTGCGAAGCTTCCTTGCCTTCGAAGGGGTGCGCGACCCCGGAGGGCTGGTCCGCCTCAAACTCGCGGCCAACGCGCTGGAGGAGGCCTGGGCCGGGCCCCGGGGCCGGGAGGTGAACTTCGACCCGGGACTGCTCAACCTCACCCAGGTGGTGCTGGCCTCGGGAAAGCCCGCGGCCCACCGCGCGTACCTGGGCCAGGGGATATACGCCGAGGTGGAGTTGGTCTTCGAGAGGGGCTCGTTTCGCCCCCTCCCCTGGACCTACCCGGACTACCGGGAGCCCCGTGCCCTTGCGTTCTTCAACGAGGTGCGGGATGGCCACAAGAGGCGGCTACGAAGCGCCGCGGCCTCCTTCTCCAACGTGCAACGAACCACGAGCAACGGACAAACGCCATGA
- a CDS encoding Uma2 family endonuclease, giving the protein MPLPADRPGERFTYGDYLTWPDDQRWELLEGKPRLMSPGPNRRHQELLMALGSRLYAYLEGKTCRVYPAPFDVRLPRSGESDETVDTVVQPDLIVVCDPAKLDDRGCRGAPDLVIEITSPSTASVDHVQKKALYEGHGVREYWLVHPVDRIVMVYTLRPDGAYGAPAVYGPDDSLPVGIFDDLSLDLGALFRE; this is encoded by the coding sequence ATGCCGCTGCCCGCAGACCGCCCCGGCGAGCGCTTCACGTACGGGGACTACTTGACCTGGCCCGACGACCAGCGCTGGGAGCTGCTGGAGGGGAAGCCCCGGCTCATGAGCCCCGGACCCAATCGGCGTCATCAGGAACTGCTCATGGCCCTGGGAAGCAGGTTGTACGCCTACCTTGAGGGCAAGACCTGCCGCGTCTACCCCGCTCCCTTCGATGTCCGCCTGCCAAGGAGCGGGGAGTCCGACGAGACGGTGGACACCGTCGTCCAACCGGATCTCATCGTCGTATGCGACCCCGCCAAGCTCGACGACCGGGGCTGCCGCGGCGCGCCGGACTTGGTGATCGAGATCACCTCGCCCTCCACGGCGTCGGTCGACCACGTCCAAAAGAAGGCCCTCTATGAGGGCCACGGAGTCCGGGAGTACTGGTTGGTCCACCCCGTGGACCGGATCGTCATGGTCTACACCCTGCGCCCCGACGGAGCCTACGGGGCTCCCGCCGTCTACGGGCCGGACGATTCCCTCCCCGTGGGGATCTTCGACGACCTCTCCCTCGATCTCGGGGCGCTTTTTCGGGAGTAG